A single window of Gossypium arboreum isolate Shixiya-1 chromosome 13, ASM2569848v2, whole genome shotgun sequence DNA harbors:
- the LOC108453019 gene encoding uncharacterized protein LOC108453019, whose protein sequence is MQAAAGQDRGSPPLKPSKFSVYQNPTLSAALTATSLKPSKSTFLCIISLFSASAFALLSTIYSGNGFADKFKFGNLSNEVAYIFAKAVQVASAVVFVGTVFALFKAISWHRSKSTSSCLSLVSPSKGTKNQPNLTKRQLGLLGVKSKVEQVAPDSSKKPPKSKPLAASSSSDVLVPLHPSISGSDRKSLASSNKSNTSGGNKMSPFATPSRSQGSPSSLYLVPASTSSLSSRQTSPGQEPLVKTPWSTKRSSYAKEITTEEQLEQFLAEVDEKITESAGKLATPPPTISGFGIASPNTVASSANTSGTTRSTPLRPVRMSPGSQKFTTPPKKGEGELPPPMSMEEYVEAFEHLGIYPQIEHWRDRLRQWFSSVLLNPLLNKIETSHVQVMKAAAKLNISVTINQVGNDPSTNGNPAVLSPPDRSKEWQPSFTLEEEGLLHQLRATLVQTLEASTPKPIANQLQFPQQNPFIPVMQECIDAITEHQKLHSLMKGEWMKGLLPQNSVRADYTVRRIRELAEGTCLKNYEYQGNGDVYDKKNKKWTHELPTDSHLLLYLFCAFLEHPKWMLHVEPTSYAGAQSSKNPLFFGTLPRDRIPEKYIAIVSGVPSTLHPGACILAIGKQSLPIFALYWDKKLQFSLQGRTALWDSILLLCHRIKDGYGGIVRGMHIGSSALNLLSVLQPENED, encoded by the exons ATGCAAGCTGCCGCCGGCCAAGACAGGGGTTCGCCGCCGTTGAAGCCCTCTAAGTTCTCTGTCTACCAAAACCCCACGTTATCCGCCGCTTTAACGGCGACAAGTTTAAAGCCCTCTAAATCAACTTTTCTTTGTATCATTTCTCTCTTCTCTGCATCTGCATTTGCTCTCCTCTCCACGATTTACAG TGGAAATGGGTTCGCAGATAAATTTAAGTTCGGAAATTTGTCTAACGAAGTGGCTT ATATATTTGCCAAGGCAGTACAAGTTGCATCAGCTGTAGTTTTTGTTGGAACGGTTTTTGCTTTATTCAAAGCTATCTCTTGGCATCGAAGCAAGAGCACCAGTAGTTGTTTGTCACTTGTATCTCCTTCTAAAGGAACTAAAAATCAACCTAACCTAACAAAACGTCAGCTGGGGCTTTTAGGAGTAAAATCGAAGGTTGAGCAAGTTGCACCGGATTCTTCTAAGAAACCTCCCAAGTCCAAACCCCTGGCAGCATCATCTTCTTCGGATGTTCTTGTACCACTTCATCCATCAATTAGTGGCTCAGATCGTAAGTCTCTAGCTAGCTCTAATAAATCAAATACTAGTGGTGGAAATAAGATGAGCCCTTTTGCTACACCATCCAGATCTCAGGGCTCCCCTTCTTCATTATATCTTGTTCCGGCATCCACTTCGTCATTATCTTCTCGTCAAACTTCACCGGGACAAGAGCCTCTAGTGAAAACCCCATGGTCCACTAAGCGGTCCTCCTATGCCAAAGAAATTACAACAGAAGAGCAACTTGAACAGTTTCTTGCTGAAGTAGATGAGAAGATCACCGAATCAGCAGGAAAACTAGCTACCCCACCTCCAACCATCAGTGGATTTGGAATAGCTAGTCCGAATACTGTTGCAAGTTCAGCTAATACATCTGGAACTACAAGAAGTACACCACTGAGGCCTGTGAGAATGTCTCCCGGTTCCCAAAAATTTACCACTCCTCCAAAGAAAGGAGAAGGCGAGCTTCCACCTCCGATGTCAATGGAAGAGTATGTTGAAGCTTTTGAGCATTTGGGAATCTATCCTCAAATCGAGCACTGGCGTGATCGACTCAGACAATGGTTTTCTTCGGTTCTACTAAACCCTCTACTGAACAAAATTGAAACCAGTCACGTTCAG GTAATGAAAGCGGCTGCTAAACTCAATATCTCTGTAACCATTAATCAAGTAGGAAATGATCCATCAACCAATGGAAATCCCGCTGTTTTGTCTCCGCCTGATAGGTCGAAAGAATGGCAACCATCATTCACTCTTGAGGAAGAAGGGCTACTCCATCAATTACGTGCAACTCTTGTTCAAACTCTTGAGGCATCCACGC CTAAGCCTATAGCCAATCAACTACAATTCCCTCAACAAAATCCTTTTATCCCCGTTATGCAGGAGTGTATTGATGCTATTACCGAACACCAAAAGCTTCATTCATTGATGAAAGGTGAGTGGATGAAGGGGCTGCTGCCACAAAATAGTGTGAGAGCTGATTATACAGTACGAAGAATTCGAG AACTTGCTGAAGGAACCTGTTTGAAGAATTACGAATATCAAGGAAATGGGGATGTTTACGATAAAAAGAACAAGAAATGGACTCACGAACTACCAACTGATTCTCACTTACTCTTGTACCTGTTTTGCGCATTTCTAGAGCATCCAAAATGGATGTTACACGTTGAACCGACTTCGTATGCTGGAGCTCAATCTAGTAAGAACCCCTTGTTCTTCGGAACCTTGCCGAGAGACAGGATTCCAGAGAAGTACATTGCTATTGTATCTGGTGTTCCTTCGACTCTTCATCCAGGAGCTTGCATACTGGCAATAGGGAAACAGAGTCTCCCCATTTTCGCCTTATACTGGGACAAGAAATTGCAGTTCTCTCTTCAG GGGAGAACAGCGCTGTGGGATTCAATATTGTTATTGTGCCACAGAATAAAAGATGGATATGGAGGCATAGTTCGAGGAATGCATATTGGCTCGTCAGCGTTGAATTTGCTCTCAGTTCTTCAACCTGAAAATGAAGACTAA
- the LOC108451843 gene encoding protein transport protein Sec61 subunit beta-like produces the protein MPRGSSQSQSSTSSSTSRPGVMAPRGSAAAAAGMRRRRIVGGSSSATASGSVGSGSGGNMLRFYTDDAPGLKISPTVVLVMSLCFIGFVTALHVFGKLYRAKAGAGP, from the coding sequence ATGCCAAGAGGTTCATCGCAGTCGCAATCCTCCACTTCCTCCTCCACGTCCCGGCCGGGCGTTATGGCTCCTCGCGGTTCCGCGGCCGCAGCAGCCGGTATGCGCCGCCGGAGGATTGTCGGAGGTTCTTCATCGGCTACCGCCTCTGGATCCGTCGGTTCCGGTTCCGGGGGCAACATGCTTCGATTCTACACCGACGATGCTCCCGGATTGAAGATCTCACCTACCGTCGTCCTCGTCATGAGCCTTTGCTTCATAGGTTTCGTCACGGCTCTTCACGTTTTCGGCAAGCTGTATCGCGCCAAAGCCGGAGCTGGACCGTGA
- the LOC108450698 gene encoding fasciclin-like arabinogalactan protein 12, with translation MIMKQFDHLMLFFLLHTCCSTLLTLAQAPAAAPVVAPKAAPVLAPASSPAPPGPTNVTKILEKAGQFSTFIRLMKATQVANQLLGQLNNTNNGITIFAPTDSAFSSLKSGTLNSLSDEQKVELIQFHIIPTYLSSAQFQTISNPLRTQAGDSGDGKFPLNVTSTGDTVNITSGLTNTSVSGTVYTDGQLAVYQIDRVLQPLQIFDPRPPAPAPAPAKSKKKKDDDVADSPADDSTDNSKAVRFTMGNNVGLFGVTAIVLIALISL, from the coding sequence atgatAATGAAGCAATTTGATCACCTTATGCTTTTCTTTCTCCTCCATACTTGTTGTTCAACATTATTAACCTTAGCCCAAGCTCCAGCAGCAGCTCCGGTGGTAGCTCCAAAGGCAGCACCAGTACTAGCACcggcatcatccccggcaccaccCGGTCCAACCAACGTCACAAAAATCCTCGAAAAAGCCGGCCAATTCTCGACTTTTATCCGGTTAATGAAAGCCACGCAAGTCGCGAACCAGTTACTCGGCCAACTCAACAACACCAACAATGGGATCACTATTTTCGCACCGACCGACAGTGCTTTTTCGAGCTTAAAATCTGGCACCTTGAACTCACTTTCCGACGAACAAAAAGTAGAGTTAATCCAATTCCATATAATCCCAACTTATCTCTCTTCAGCTCAGTTTCAAACCATTAGTAACCCTTTAAGAACCCAAGCCGGTGATAGCGGCGACGGGAAGTTCCCTCTCAACGTTACCTCGACTGGAGACACCGTGAACATTACGTCGGGGTTGACTAATACTAGTGTTTCAGGTACAGTTTATACCGACGGTCAACTTGCTGTTTATCAAATAGATAGAGTTCTTCAGCCTTTACAGATATTCGATCCTAGACCTCCGGCACCAGCGCCTGCTCCGGCGAaatcgaagaagaagaaagatgatgaTGTGGCTGATAGTCCTGCTGATGATTCTACTGATAATTCTAAAGCTGTGAGGTTCACTATGGGAAACAATGTTGGTTTATTTGGGGTTACTGCCATAGTACTTATTGCATTAATTTCTTTGTGA